The Panicum hallii strain FIL2 chromosome 9, PHallii_v3.1, whole genome shotgun sequence genome has a window encoding:
- the LOC112873861 gene encoding G-type lectin S-receptor-like serine/threonine-protein kinase At2g19130: MLILVFLLFSSFNLQTTGAIDTLTLGQFLQWNQTLVSKGGNFELGLFSPGKSKKYYIGIWFKKVSKQTVVWVANRERPILEPSASRFTLSDRGELLVQAAPSNTLLWSSNASTSSPGTTVATLQDDGNLVVRSKATASASAPATVTWQSFDHPTDTWLPGATLGYDRARGVHSFLTSWTDSENPAPGAFSMVIDPRGQAKFDLLAGGVHQYWTTGLWDGEVFENVPEMRSGYFVGVPYAPNASVNFFSYHDRKPMGIGNFVLHVNGQMRRRQWIEGGDWVLFCTEPHDACDVYGSCGPFGVCSNTTSPACECPAAFAPQSQGEWALGNTASGCARRAVLACTNDGFLKMPHAVQLPNGSAEAAGARSDKACAAACRRDCSCTAYLYDGTKCSVWNGELVNLRTLPTNDQGDQGVAGAAVLHLRVAASEVPPPAPAHSWRKSMVILSSSVSAVVLLLACLIIAVAVAVVLRKRRAKGKVTAVQGSLLLFDYQAVKAATRDFTEKLGSGSFGSVYKGALPDKTPVAVKKLDGLRQGEKQFRAEVVTLGMIHHINLVRLRGFCSEGNKKALVYDYMPNGSLDAYLFKNRNSSGSKVLSWSQRFGVAVGVARGLAYLHEKCRECIIHCDIKPENILLDEELGAKLADFGMAKLVGHEFSRVLTTMRGTMGYLAPEWLTGAPVTAKADVYSFGLLLFELVSGRRNNGSSEGDRSAVYFPVHAAVKLHAGDVVGLLDEKLAGDANVDELERVCKVACWCIQDEEGDRPTMGLVVQQLEGVADVGLSPIPSRLHMLATVNGCVGAVVEDEPCTNNGSKLATEG; this comes from the coding sequence ATGCTGATCCTCGTTTTCCTGCTCTTCTCCAGCTTCAACCTCCAAACAACTGGAGCTATCGACACCCTCACCTTGGGCCAGTTTCTCCAATGGAACCAGACGCTGGTCTCCAAGGGCGGCAACTTCGAGCTCGGCCTCTTCTCCCCCGGCAAGTCCAAGAAGTACTACATCGGCATCTGGTTCAAGAAAGTCTCCAAGCAAACGGTCGTATGGGTAGCCAACCGAGAGCGCCCGATCCTCGAGCCGTCGGCCTCTCGCTTCACGCTGAGCGACCGCGGCGAGCTCCTTGTCCAGGCGGCGCCATCCAACACCTTGCTGTGGTCGTCGAACGCGTCCACCTCGTCCCCGGGCACCACCGTCGCCACGCTCCAGGACGACGGCAACCTCGTCGTGCGGAGCAAAGccacggcgtcggcgtcggcgccggCAACCGTGACGTGGCAGAGCTTCGACCACCCCACGGACACGTGGCTCCCCGGGGCCACGCTCGGCTACGACCGGGCTCGCGGCGTGCACAGCTTCCTCACGTCGTGGACCGACTCCGAGAACCCGGCGCCCGGCGCGTTCTCCATGGTGATCGACCCGCGCGGGCAGGCCAAGTTCGAcctgctcgccggcggcgtcCACCAGTACTGGACCACCGGCCTGTGGGACGGCGAGGTCTTCGAGAACGTGCCGGAGATGCGGTCGGGCTACTTCGTCGGCGTCCCCTACGCGCCGAATGCCAGCGTGAACTTCTTCAGCTACCACGACCGGAAGCCCATGGGCATCGGCAACTTCGTGCTCCACGTGAACGGGcagatgcggcggcggcagtggatCGAGGGCGGGGACTGGGTCCTCTTCTGCACGGAGCCCCACGACGCGTGCGACGTCTACGGCTCCTGCGGACCCTTCGGCGTGTGCAGCAACACCACCAGCCCCGCGTGCGAGTGCCCCGCGGCCTTCGCGCCCCAGTCCCAGGGGGAGTGGGCGCTGGGGAACACGGCGTCCGGGTGCGCGAGGCGGGCCGTGCTGGCGTGCACCAACGACGGGTTCCTGAAGATGCCGCACGCCGTGCAGCTCCCGAACGGCTCGGCGGAGGCGGCCGGAGCCCGGAGCGACAAGGCATGTGCGGCCGCCTGCCGGCGGGACTGCTCGTGCACCGCGTACCTCTACGACGGGACCAAGTGCTCGGTGTGGAACGGCGAGCTCGTCAACCTGAGGACGCTCCCGACGAACGACCAAGGCGACCAAGGCgtcgcgggggcggcggtgcttcACCTCCGTGTCGCGGCGTCGGAGGTGCCACCGCCTGCGCCGGCGCATTCGTGGAGGAAGTCGATGGTGATCCTCAGCAGCTCGGTGTCAGCCGTGGTCCTGCTCCTGGCGTGCCTCATAATCGCCgtcgcggtggcggtggtgctgcGGAAGCGGCGGGCAAAGGGCAAGGTGACGGCGGTGCAGGGCTCGCTGCTGCTGTTCGACTACCAGGCCGTGAAAGCGGCGACGCGGGATTTCACGGAGAAGCTCGGGAGCGGCAGCTTCGGGTCGGTGTACAAGGGGGCTCTCCCCGACAAGACGCCCGTGGCCGTCAAGAAGCTCGACGGCTTGCGGCAGGGCGAGAAGCAGTTCCGCGCCGAGGTCGTCACCCTGGGCATGAtccaccacatcaacctcgtcCGCCTCCGCGGTTTCTGCTCGGAGGGGAACAAGAAGGCGCTCGTGTACGATTACATGCCCAACGGCTCGCTGGACGCGTACCTGTTCAAGAACAGGAACAGCTCGGGCTCGAAGGTCCTGAGCTGGAGCCAGAGGTTTGGCGTCGCGGTCGGCGTGGCCAGGGGCCTGGCTTACCTGCACGAGAAGTGCCGGGAGTGCATCATACACTGCGACATCAAGCCCGAGAACATCCTGCTTGACGAGGAGCTGGGCGCCAAGCTCGCGGACTTCGGCATGGCCAAGCTCGTCGGCCACGAATTCAGCCGCGTCCTGACCACCATGCGCGGCACGATGGGCTACCTCGCGCCGGAGTGGCTCACCGGCGCGCCGGTCACCGCCAAGGCCGACGTGTACAGCTTCGGCCTGCTGCTGTTCGAGCTCGTCTCGGGCCGCCGGAACAACGGCTCCTCTGAGGGCGACCGCTCCGCCGTGTACTTCCCGGTGCACGCCGCGGTCAAGCTGCACGCGGGCGACGTGGTCGGCCTGCTTGACGAGAAGCTGGCCGGGGATGCCAACGTGGACGAGCTTGAGAGGGTCTGCAAGGTCGCGTGCTGGTGCATCCAAGATGAAGAAGGCGACCGGCCGACCATGGGGCTCGTCGTGCAGCAGCTCGAAGGTGTTGCTGATGTTGGACTGTCGCCGATCCCGTCAAGGCTTCACATGCTGGCGACGGTGAATGGGTGCGTAGGTGCGGTTGTGGAGGATGAACCTTGTACAAACAACGGTAGCAAATTAGCGACAGAAGGGTAA